One segment of Pseudomonas asgharzadehiana DNA contains the following:
- a CDS encoding HAD family hydrolase, with translation MSIKLITFDLDDTLWDNVPVIISAEASMREWLAINATKVGDLPLEHFASLRQQVLQRHPELKHRISLLRHRVLIHAFEEAGYPQPEAREMADVCFEAFIDARHQLTVFPEAEPMLKALRQHFLLGVITNGNADVQRVGLADYFHFALRAEDIGIAKPDARLFEEALQRGGVDAGAAVHVGDHPGDDIAGAQLAGLRAVWFNPTGKVWEASKRPDAEIRSLTELPALLQSWQ, from the coding sequence ATGAGTATCAAGCTGATCACCTTCGACCTGGACGACACGCTCTGGGACAACGTACCGGTCATCATCAGCGCCGAAGCGTCGATGCGCGAATGGCTGGCGATTAACGCCACCAAGGTGGGCGACCTGCCGCTGGAACATTTCGCCAGCCTGCGCCAGCAGGTGCTGCAGCGTCACCCCGAGCTGAAACACCGCATCAGCCTCCTGCGCCACCGCGTACTGATCCACGCGTTTGAAGAGGCGGGTTATCCACAGCCTGAGGCCAGGGAAATGGCGGATGTGTGCTTTGAGGCGTTCATTGATGCGCGCCATCAACTCACCGTATTCCCTGAAGCCGAGCCCATGTTGAAAGCCCTGCGCCAGCACTTTTTGCTGGGGGTGATCACCAACGGCAATGCGGATGTGCAGCGCGTGGGCCTGGCGGACTATTTTCACTTCGCGCTACGTGCCGAAGATATCGGCATCGCCAAGCCGGATGCGCGCTTGTTTGAAGAGGCGTTGCAGCGCGGTGGCGTGGACGCCGGTGCGGCAGTGCATGTAGGCGATCACCCTGGGGATGACATCGCCGGGGCACAGCTGGCCGGGTTGCGGGCGGTGTGGTTTAACCCGACGGGCAAAGTGTGGGAAGCATCAAAGCGCCCGGATGCAGAAATTCGTAGCCTGACGGAGTTGCCTGCGTTGCTGCAGAGTTGGCAGTAA